The proteins below are encoded in one region of Triticum aestivum cultivar Chinese Spring chromosome 1B, IWGSC CS RefSeq v2.1, whole genome shotgun sequence:
- the LOC123107408 gene encoding F-box protein At5g07610: MDLHKEVTAARLTDDLVVDILSRLTYKSFCRCKCAYKAWSAFSADPDYCKKLPKKVTTGLLYQGHNKSAIPLVSLSQDDGEIDGILSDVPQYEHLEFLDCCNGLVLCKYRSSYTSPGICRFVVCNPATREWRILPDTHVGTDSRRDATILAFDPSWSPHFYVFNFNQHYHSPMSKLEIFSSDGSMWLVDDKWDSYVSVCWRSHLFLDGVLYAETTGQDVLVFGALKLMRDGKLPYHQIIEKPSDTFYVGTFTHGCFGKSLGNLHYAMPDVSGHSIVIWTLDEYAHDWYVKCHISMTDAFGRDDFVYYDNGGDGGDLHWFWNCDYWILALDLERDLVFLSDQKTNKLLSYNISTRELNEIRDHFERFQYHVYVPCYSKFPAQESSV; encoded by the coding sequence ATGGACCTTCACAAGGAAGTCACTGCTGCTAGGTTAACCGATGATCTAGTAGTTGATATCCTCTCTCGGCTGACGTACAAGTCTTTCTGCCGCTGCAAATGTGCCTATAAGGCCTGGTCCGCCTTCTCTGCTGATCCAGACTACTGCAAGAAGCTGCCCAAAAAAGTAACCACTGGCCTTTTGTACCAAGGCCACAATAAGTCTGCAATCCCGCTTGTTAGCCTGTCCCAAGATGATGGAGAAATCGATGGAATTCTTTCTGACGTGCCACAATATGAGCATTTAGAATTTCTTGACTGCTGCAATGGTCTTGTTCTCTGTAAGTACAGGAGCAGCTATACCTCTCCAGGCATTTGTCGCTTTGTTGTGTGCAACCCAGCAACACGAGAGTGGAGGATACTTCCTGACACTCATGTTGGAACCGATAGCCGTCGTGATGCAACTATTTTGGCATTTGATCCTTCATGGTCACCACACTTCTATGTCTTCAACTTTAATCAGCATTACCACAGTCCGATGAGCAAACTTGAGATCTTTTCTTCTGATGGGTCCATGTGGCTTGTGGATGATAAATGGGATTCTTATGTAAGTGTTTGTTGGAGATCTCACTTATTTCTCGATGGAGTGTTGTATGCGGAGACTACTGGACAAGACGTTTTGGTGTTTGGAGCCTTGAAGTTAATGCGTGATGGCAAACTTCCCTATCATCAGATCATTGAGAAGCCATCTGACACTTTTTATGTGGGTACTTTTACCCATGGTTGCTTTGGCAAATCTTTAGGGAACTTACACTATGCGATGCCAGATGTGAGTGGTCACTCAATCGTGATTTGGACTCTAGATGAATATGCTCATGATTGGTATGTGAAGTGTCATATTAGTATGACAGATGCATTTGGAAGGGATGACTTTGTTTACTATGACAATGGTGGCGATGGTGGTGACCTCCACTGGTTTTGGAACTGTGATTACTGGATTCTTGCTCTCGATTTGGAGAGAGACCTTGTTTTCCTCTCTGACCAGAAGACAAATAAGCTTCTTTCTTACAACATCAGCACCAGGGAACTCAATGAGATACGAGACCACTTTGAGCGGTTTCAATACCATGTCTATGTACCATGCTACTCAAAATTTCCAGCTCAAGAATCTTCTGTGTAG